TGAGTGGCGAAGAAACCATTACGGTGAATCAAGATCCGATTCGCAAACCATTTCTGGGTATCTGTTCAGAGATTACGCCGGGTGGTGTTCAGCTTACCTGTGTGACGCCCGGACACAATGCCAAAGCCGCAGGTCTTCAAACCGGTGACATGGTGGTGGAACTAAATGGCGTGAATCTGGTCTCCAGTAAGATGGATGAGATCAAAGAGGCGTACTACCACCAGCTGATGAAAATGAAAACCGGGCAGACTATGCTGTTCAAGGTCTATCGCGGACCAGAAGCGTTAGAGATTCCAGTTACCGTGGGCGAAATCAATCATCCGGGTTATGTGATGACAATCAAGCGCAAATAGTGTCTAGTTTATTAACGACGATGCCAGGGAGTCGGCAAACCGAGCTTTCTGCTCTGCGGTCAATACGTTGTAGGTAGCGTTCCTGAAGCGCATCAATGCCGGTATACGTTGCTTGTCGGCCAAGAGCTGTTGGCCAATGGTTGTTCCAATAGGCAGTGTGTCTAACGCTGCCCCCAGTAGTTCCACAGACGCTTGATTGACGGCCATCACTTGGTCGTCGGACAAACCACCGACGCCGATATTCAGTTTTAAAGCAAATAGGGTCGCACTATTACGGTACACGGGTTCTGCGCGTTGCCGCTCAAATGCCCTAAACCGCTGTTGCTGCTCGGCGTTTAGCACGGCCGTCAGTGCGTGCTCAAATCGAACGCGATTGGTTTCGAGTGCAGTCTGGTCCTGAACGCGGGCTTGCTGCGCGGTGGTGTTGTTCACCAGCGACCAGGGTTGGCTGTTTGACATGCTGGAAAGTAGTTCAACGTCACGTCGAATCTTTTGTTCCGCCAGTGTTGCGATTTGCGTCGCAGTCGTCGTGTCATCGGCAAACACAGTTAAGAGCTCATCACGCAATTTCGCGCTCACATCGCGCACCATAAACTCCAGCATCTGAGGTGAAATTTGGCCGCTTTGCGATACGAACGGGTTGCTGGCGTCCGAGGTTTCGGTGTTCGCGGCCTCCGCGTCAGGTTGGTTTTGTGGCATGGTTTTGACGCTATTTGGGAGCAACCACATTCCCGCCGCAATCACACCGATGACGAAGACGGACAGTAGAATCACTTTGATCGGAGTTTGCATTACAGGTGGACTCATTGTAGCTTGCGAAGTTGGCGACTGTAGCGCACTTTGTGACACCGTGCATACATGATTAACACTAGAGAGAACAGATGAAG
The sequence above is a segment of the Arenicella chitinivorans genome. Coding sequences within it:
- a CDS encoding S1C family serine protease, with protein sequence MKTMKLKRPLTAMILLATAMVLQVSHAGESKQQEKNKSKDIKAWTKEKHQDEIKYEISFLAKKLLDMSGEETITVNQDPIRKPFLGICSEITPGGVQLTCVTPGHNAKAAGLQTGDMVVELNGVNLVSSKMDEIKEAYYHQLMKMKTGQTMLFKVYRGPEALEIPVTVGEINHPGYVMTIKRK